Proteins encoded within one genomic window of Platichthys flesus chromosome 13, fPlaFle2.1, whole genome shotgun sequence:
- the spopla gene encoding speckle-type POZ protein-like A isoform X1 yields MSRVPTPPPPGEMSSGPVAESWCYTQVKVVKFSYMWTINNFSFCREEMGEVLKSSTFSSGPNDKMKCGVSLFSRCLRVNPKGLDDESKDYLSLYLLLVSCPKSEVRAKFKFSLLNAKREETKAMESQRAYRFVQGKDWGFKKFIRRDFLLDEANGLLPDDKLTLFCEVSVVQDSVNISGQSNMNMLKVPECQLSDDLGNLWECSRFTDCSLYVGGQEFKAHKSILAARSPVFNAMFEHEMEESKKNRVDISDVDPDVFKEMMGFIYTGKAPNLEKMADNLLAAADKYALERLKVMCEEALCNSLSVENVADTLILADLHSAEQLKAQAIDFINRCSVLRQLGCKDGKNWNSNHATDIMETAGWKSMIQSHPHLVAEAFRALASAQCPPFGLPRKRLKQS; encoded by the exons ATGTCACGGGttcccacccctcctcctcctggggaGATGTCAAGTGGACCTGTGGCAGAGAGCTGGTGTTACACACAG gtCAAAGTTGTGAAGTTTTCCTACATGTGGACCATAAACAACTTTAGTTTTTGCAGAGAAGAAATGGGCGAAGTCTTGAAGAGCTCAACCTTCTCTTCTGGTccaaatgacaaaatgaaatg TGGCGTCTCTTTATTTTCCAGGTGTCTGCGAGTCAACCCAAAGGGACTTGATGATGAAAGCAAAGACTATCTGTCACTGTATTTACTTCTTGTTAGTTGTCCAAAAAGTGAAGTCAGAGCAAAGTTCAAGTTTTCTTTGTTGAACGCTaaaagagaggagacaaaagCAATGG AAAGCCAAAGAGCATACAGATTTGTCCAAGGTAAAGACTGGGGCTTCAAAAAATTTATAAGGAGAGATTTCCTCCTGGATGAAGCCAATGGACTCTTACCAGATGACAAGCTCACCCTCTTCTGTGAG GTCAGCGTTGTCCAGGACTCTGTTAACATTTCGGGCCAGTCCAACATGAACATGCTTAAGGTACCGGAGTGCCAGCTGTCAGACGACCTAGGGAATCTATGGGAGTGTTCACGCTTCACAGACTGCAGCCTTTATGTGGGAGGGCAGGAGTTCAAAGCCCACAAATCCATCCTCGCAG cgAGGTCTCCTGTCTTTAATGCTATGTTTGAACATGAAATGGAAGAAAGTAAAAAG AACCGCGTTGACATCAGTGACGTGGATCCAGATGTATTTAAGGAAATGATGGGCTTCATCTATACAGGAAAAGCTCCAAACCTGGAGAAGATGGCAGACAATTTGCTGGCAGCTGCAGATAAA TACGCTTTGGAGCGTTTAAAGGTCATGTGCGAAGAGGCCTTGTGCAACAGCCTTTCAGTGGAGAATGTGGCCGACACCCTCATCCTAGCAGACTTGCACAGTGCCGAGCAGCTCAAAGCACAAGCCATAGATTTTATCAACAG GTGCAGTGTCCTGAGACAGCTGGGCTGTAAAGATGGAAAGAACTGGAATAGCAA TCATGCTACAGATATAATGGAGACTGCAGGCTGGAAGTCAATGATCCAGTCCCATCCTCACTTGGTTGCAGAGGCCTTTCGCGCCCTGGCTTCAGCACAGTGCCCACCCTTTGGTCTTCCCAGGAAGCGTCTAAAACAGTCGTGA
- the spopla gene encoding speckle-type POZ protein-like A isoform X2: MSRVPTPPPPGEMSSGPVAESWCYTQVKVVKFSYMWTINNFSFCREEMGEVLKSSTFSSGPNDKMKWCLRVNPKGLDDESKDYLSLYLLLVSCPKSEVRAKFKFSLLNAKREETKAMESQRAYRFVQGKDWGFKKFIRRDFLLDEANGLLPDDKLTLFCEVSVVQDSVNISGQSNMNMLKVPECQLSDDLGNLWECSRFTDCSLYVGGQEFKAHKSILAARSPVFNAMFEHEMEESKKNRVDISDVDPDVFKEMMGFIYTGKAPNLEKMADNLLAAADKYALERLKVMCEEALCNSLSVENVADTLILADLHSAEQLKAQAIDFINRCSVLRQLGCKDGKNWNSNHATDIMETAGWKSMIQSHPHLVAEAFRALASAQCPPFGLPRKRLKQS, from the exons ATGTCACGGGttcccacccctcctcctcctggggaGATGTCAAGTGGACCTGTGGCAGAGAGCTGGTGTTACACACAG gtCAAAGTTGTGAAGTTTTCCTACATGTGGACCATAAACAACTTTAGTTTTTGCAGAGAAGAAATGGGCGAAGTCTTGAAGAGCTCAACCTTCTCTTCTGGTccaaatgacaaaatgaaatg GTGTCTGCGAGTCAACCCAAAGGGACTTGATGATGAAAGCAAAGACTATCTGTCACTGTATTTACTTCTTGTTAGTTGTCCAAAAAGTGAAGTCAGAGCAAAGTTCAAGTTTTCTTTGTTGAACGCTaaaagagaggagacaaaagCAATGG AAAGCCAAAGAGCATACAGATTTGTCCAAGGTAAAGACTGGGGCTTCAAAAAATTTATAAGGAGAGATTTCCTCCTGGATGAAGCCAATGGACTCTTACCAGATGACAAGCTCACCCTCTTCTGTGAG GTCAGCGTTGTCCAGGACTCTGTTAACATTTCGGGCCAGTCCAACATGAACATGCTTAAGGTACCGGAGTGCCAGCTGTCAGACGACCTAGGGAATCTATGGGAGTGTTCACGCTTCACAGACTGCAGCCTTTATGTGGGAGGGCAGGAGTTCAAAGCCCACAAATCCATCCTCGCAG cgAGGTCTCCTGTCTTTAATGCTATGTTTGAACATGAAATGGAAGAAAGTAAAAAG AACCGCGTTGACATCAGTGACGTGGATCCAGATGTATTTAAGGAAATGATGGGCTTCATCTATACAGGAAAAGCTCCAAACCTGGAGAAGATGGCAGACAATTTGCTGGCAGCTGCAGATAAA TACGCTTTGGAGCGTTTAAAGGTCATGTGCGAAGAGGCCTTGTGCAACAGCCTTTCAGTGGAGAATGTGGCCGACACCCTCATCCTAGCAGACTTGCACAGTGCCGAGCAGCTCAAAGCACAAGCCATAGATTTTATCAACAG GTGCAGTGTCCTGAGACAGCTGGGCTGTAAAGATGGAAAGAACTGGAATAGCAA TCATGCTACAGATATAATGGAGACTGCAGGCTGGAAGTCAATGATCCAGTCCCATCCTCACTTGGTTGCAGAGGCCTTTCGCGCCCTGGCTTCAGCACAGTGCCCACCCTTTGGTCTTCCCAGGAAGCGTCTAAAACAGTCGTGA
- the nxph2a gene encoding neurexophilin-2: MSALQTLLLLALLHQVTCRKVHGGATELIEWGDGNDEQKISPEGASPRILNPLRLFAKGSPGFKSTMREITYLQNMEDFWDWLSNQTDAQGAQARTKRRPIVKTGKFKKMFGWGDFHSNIKTVKLNLLITGKIVDHGNGTFSVYFRHNSTGLGNVSVSLVPPSKVVEFEIGQQSTLETKDTKSFNCRIEYEKTDRNKKTAMCSFEPAKVCYQEQTQSHVSWLCSKPFKVICIYIAFYSVDYKLVQKVCPDYNYHSDQPYSSTG, encoded by the coding sequence GTCACATGCAGGAAGGTGCATGGAGGTGCCACAGAGCTCATCGAGTGGGGAGACGGTAATGATGAGCAGAAGATTTCTCCCGAGGGGGCCAGCCCACGGATCCTCAACCCCCTGCGCTTGTTTGCCAAGGGCTCCCCCGGGTTCAAGAGTACCATGAGGGAAATAACCTATTTACAGAACATGGAGGACTTTTGGGACTGGTTATCTAACCAGACAGATGCTCAGGGTGCACAGGCCAGAACTAAACGCAGGCCCATCGTCAAGACCGGCAAGTTCAAAAAGATGTTCGGGTGGGGGGACTTCCACTCAAACATCAAGACCGTCAAGCTCAACCTGCTGATCACGGGGAAGATCGTGGACCACGGGAACGGCACTTTCAGCGTTTACTTCCGCCACAACTCCACCGGCCTGGGCAACGTGTCAGTCAGCCTGGTGCCGCCCTCCAAGGTGGTGGAGTTCGAGATCGGCCAGCAGTCCACGTTGGAGACCAAAGACACCAAGTCGTTCAACTGCCGCATCGAGTACGAGAAGACGGACCGCAACAAGAAGACTGCGATGTGCAGCTTCGAACCGGCCAAGGTGTGCTACCAGGAGCAGACGCAGAGCCACGTGTCCTGGCTGTGCTCGAAACCCTTTAAAGTCATATGCATCTATATAGCCTTTTACAGTGTAGACTATAAACTGGTGCAGAAGGTATGCCCTGACTACAACTACCATAGCGACCAGCCTTACTCCTCCACAGGATGA